A single genomic interval of Candidatus Neptunochlamydia vexilliferae harbors:
- the rplU gene encoding 50S ribosomal protein L21 — protein sequence MYAIIQTGGKQYRVEKGDTIEVELLGTETGPVEFKEVVLFNDGKVAHVGIPHVAKCLVKGEVIGDTKGPKVVSFKYKRRKNYRRKVGHRQKYSVVKITDIAAA from the coding sequence ATGTACGCAATCATTCAAACTGGCGGTAAACAATACCGGGTTGAAAAGGGAGACACGATCGAAGTTGAGCTTCTCGGAACTGAAACTGGACCGGTCGAATTTAAAGAAGTTGTATTATTTAACGATGGGAAAGTCGCTCACGTGGGAATTCCCCATGTAGCAAAATGTCTGGTTAAGGGTGAAGTCATTGGCGACACCAAGGGCCCCAAAGTGGTTTCTTTCAAGTACAAGAGACGAAAGAACTACCGCCGCAAGGTGGGCCACCGACAAAAGTATAGCGTCGTAAAAATTACCGACATCGCAGCAGCTTAA
- the rpmA gene encoding 50S ribosomal protein L27 yields the protein MSHKKGQGSSRNGRDSNAQRLGIKATHGEFVTAGSILVRQRGTKWHPAKNVKRAKDDTLFSLIDGIVHFRKGKNTFVSVTPTQ from the coding sequence ATGTCGCATAAGAAAGGACAAGGATCGAGTAGAAACGGACGCGATTCAAACGCCCAACGGCTAGGAATTAAGGCAACCCACGGTGAGTTTGTCACCGCAGGGAGCATTCTAGTTCGCCAACGAGGGACTAAGTGGCACCCCGCCAAGAATGTCAAGCGAGCAAAAGATGATACGCTCTTCTCGCTCATTGACGGGATTGTCCATTTCCGCAAAGGAAAAAATACCTTCGTTTCAGTTACCCCTACACAATAA
- the cgtA gene encoding Obg family GTPase CgtA yields the protein MFTDSVKLKLSAGNGGTGIVAWRREKYLPKGGPYGGNGGRGGSIIIKSDPQIHSLDSFRNRRLISAENGRPGAPNNQQGRSGKNLILKVPCGTLIRDSETGTLIYDLTEPGEEFPLCAGGQGGHGNTFFKTPTNRAPNKCTPGKGGEVKSVELELKLIADVGFMGFPNAGKSTLLSKLAAIEVKTGAYPFTTLKPNLSFIEFDDFSRIYIADIPGIIPDAHEDRGLGLSFLRHVERSSTLIYVIDISGEEGRDPYQDFLTLRAEAEAYSPEILKKPFLVALNKVDKGNEAHLEAFKEAYPFPKETLFEISALKEEGLSPFTEKMRARAQEGGKKYH from the coding sequence ATGTTTACAGACTCGGTAAAGCTTAAACTTAGCGCTGGAAACGGCGGAACAGGGATCGTTGCCTGGAGACGGGAAAAGTACCTCCCCAAAGGGGGCCCTTACGGGGGCAACGGGGGGCGAGGTGGTTCCATCATCATCAAAAGCGATCCCCAAATTCACTCTCTCGATAGTTTTCGTAATCGTCGCCTCATCTCTGCTGAAAATGGACGCCCTGGCGCCCCTAATAACCAGCAGGGACGGAGTGGCAAAAATCTCATCTTAAAAGTCCCCTGTGGCACCCTCATCCGTGACAGTGAAACGGGAACCCTTATCTATGACCTCACCGAGCCAGGTGAAGAATTTCCCCTCTGCGCCGGCGGCCAAGGAGGACATGGGAACACTTTTTTCAAAACCCCGACTAACCGAGCGCCCAACAAATGCACCCCAGGAAAGGGGGGAGAGGTCAAGTCGGTCGAGCTCGAACTCAAGCTGATCGCCGACGTCGGCTTCATGGGATTTCCGAATGCGGGAAAGTCAACCCTACTCTCAAAGCTTGCCGCCATTGAGGTGAAGACGGGTGCCTATCCCTTTACCACCCTCAAGCCCAACTTAAGCTTCATCGAGTTTGACGACTTTTCTCGGATTTACATCGCCGATATCCCCGGCATCATCCCCGATGCTCATGAAGACCGCGGGCTGGGCCTTTCTTTTCTCAGACATGTCGAGCGCTCATCAACGCTGATCTATGTGATCGACATTTCAGGAGAAGAGGGGCGTGACCCTTACCAAGATTTCCTCACCCTGCGTGCTGAAGCCGAAGCGTACTCCCCCGAAATCTTGAAAAAGCCTTTCCTTGTTGCCCTCAACAAAGTCGATAAGGGAAATGAAGCTCACCTCGAAGCCTTTAAGGAGGCCTACCCCTTTCCTAAAGAGACTCTCTTTGAAATTTCTGCGCTCAAGGAAGAGGGACTTTCCCCTTTCACCGAAAAGATGCGCGCCCGTGCCCAAGAAGGCGGCAAAAAGTACCATTAA
- a CDS encoding succinylglutamate desuccinylase/aspartoacylase family protein: MKNKPLTVCGVTIQPGEKLTLAMPTPEIYTCAPLHIPMHIIHGKKEGPRLLVCATLYGDEVNGIDIVDRLLGLASLKNLSGTLLCIPVMNVYGLINHKRLLPDGRDLSQSFPGSEGGSFGARLAHLFSSEIIDHMTHCIHIRSGSRHTYKLPQVYYHPEDLKAKSMSKAFGTPVMVTSEDKTGFFYSETGKPKVPTIIYESGEALRSDEYAIKLGVRGIVKAMRELGMVRVKSKVPEASGTPFITKKMFWIRSPLSGLFHFVKKVGKMTEEGERIATITDPFGSTKRYDVTAPCAGMITAINTHPHVYEGQGIIEMAEVGPPHESPIEVPDIEPNVIDHHS; the protein is encoded by the coding sequence ATGAAGAATAAACCTCTTACAGTTTGTGGGGTTACCATTCAGCCAGGGGAAAAACTTACCCTAGCGATGCCAACACCCGAAATCTATACCTGTGCCCCTCTTCACATTCCGATGCATATCATTCATGGCAAAAAAGAGGGCCCACGCCTTCTGGTTTGTGCAACACTATATGGTGATGAGGTCAATGGAATCGATATTGTTGACCGTCTCCTTGGGCTTGCTTCTTTAAAAAATTTAAGTGGAACCCTCCTCTGCATTCCCGTAATGAATGTCTATGGCTTGATCAACCATAAACGCCTTCTTCCAGATGGGAGAGACCTCTCTCAAAGCTTCCCAGGATCTGAAGGGGGCTCCTTTGGAGCTCGATTGGCTCACCTTTTCTCAAGTGAAATTATCGATCATATGACCCACTGCATTCATATTCGATCAGGTTCTCGCCATACCTATAAACTCCCTCAGGTCTACTACCACCCAGAAGATCTTAAAGCAAAGTCGATGTCTAAAGCCTTTGGAACACCTGTTATGGTCACCTCAGAGGACAAAACAGGTTTTTTCTATTCGGAAACAGGAAAGCCTAAGGTTCCCACGATCATCTATGAAAGTGGAGAAGCTCTCCGGAGTGATGAGTATGCGATTAAGCTAGGAGTCAGAGGAATTGTAAAAGCCATGCGTGAGTTGGGGATGGTCCGGGTCAAGTCCAAAGTCCCAGAAGCTTCAGGGACCCCTTTTATTACAAAAAAGATGTTTTGGATCCGCTCTCCGCTCAGTGGCCTTTTTCACTTTGTTAAAAAGGTGGGAAAAATGACTGAAGAAGGGGAACGGATCGCAACGATCACCGACCCCTTTGGCTCGACAAAACGGTACGATGTCACAGCCCCTTGCGCAGGAATGATCACAGCAATTAATACCCATCCCCATGTTTATGAAGGACAGGGAATCATCGAGATGGCAGAGGTAGGACCTCCTCATGAATCTCCTATTGAAGTCCCTGATATTGAACCTAATGTGATTGACCACCACTCATGA